A genomic window from Pseudomonas cavernicola includes:
- the tnpB gene encoding IS66 family insertion sequence element accessory protein TnpB (TnpB, as the term is used for proteins encoded by IS66 family insertion elements, is considered an accessory protein, since TnpC, encoded by a neighboring gene, is a DDE family transposase.) → MMRPDAKVEKVYLYPKPVDFRKSIDGLTALVELDIKAAVFDPVLFVFLNKSRNRVKILYWERNGFCLWLKRLESERFKTSPEPSEEAIVLTAQELNWLLDGFDLWRNRPHQVLTPRFVA, encoded by the coding sequence ATGATGCGTCCCGACGCCAAAGTCGAAAAAGTCTACCTCTACCCCAAGCCGGTGGATTTCCGAAAATCCATCGATGGCCTGACCGCCCTGGTCGAACTGGATATCAAGGCGGCCGTGTTCGATCCGGTGTTGTTTGTCTTCCTCAACAAGTCCCGAAATCGAGTGAAGATTTTGTATTGGGAGCGTAACGGCTTTTGTCTTTGGCTCAAGCGCCTGGAGTCCGAACGTTTCAAAACATCGCCCGAGCCCAGCGAGGAAGCCATCGTGCTCACGGCTCAGGAATTGAATTGGTTATTGGATGGTTTCGACCTGTGGCGCAACCGTCCGCATCAGGTTTTGACACCGAGATTTGTCGCGTAG
- the ccmA gene encoding cytochrome c biogenesis heme-transporting ATPase CcmA gives MISPLLEAVALACERDWRMLFERLELRLAAGEMLQVSGPNGSGKTSLLRLLAGLMQPTAGEVRLNSQALTRQRDELTRNLLWIGHAAGIKGLLTAEENLVWLCALHRPAERVAIWQALEAVGLRGFEDVPCHTLSAGQQRRVALARLYLDAPPLWILDEPFTALDKQGVAQLESHLARHCEQGGMVVLTTHHTLAVKPAGYRDLDLGLHNL, from the coding sequence GTGATTAGCCCTTTACTCGAAGCTGTGGCGCTCGCCTGCGAGCGGGACTGGCGCATGCTCTTCGAGCGGCTCGAGCTGCGCCTGGCTGCCGGTGAAATGTTGCAGGTATCCGGCCCCAATGGCAGCGGCAAGACCAGCCTGCTGCGTTTGCTTGCTGGATTGATGCAGCCCACCGCCGGTGAGGTGCGCCTGAATAGTCAGGCGCTGACTCGGCAGCGTGATGAGTTAACCCGCAATTTGCTGTGGATTGGCCATGCCGCCGGGATCAAAGGCTTGCTGACCGCCGAGGAAAACCTCGTCTGGCTGTGCGCGCTGCATCGCCCCGCCGAGCGGGTCGCGATCTGGCAGGCGCTTGAAGCTGTCGGGCTGCGCGGTTTTGAGGATGTTCCCTGCCATACCTTGTCGGCTGGTCAACAGCGTCGGGTCGCCCTGGCTCGGCTGTATCTGGATGCACCGCCGCTGTGGATTCTTGATGAGCCGTTCACCGCTCTCGACAAGCAAGGCGTGGCTCAACTGGAAAGTCATCTGGCCCGTCATTGCGAACAAGGTGGCATGGTGGTGTTGACTACCCACCACACGCTGGCGGTAAAACCCGCGGGCTATCGCGATCTCGATTTGGGGCTGCACAATCTATGA
- a CDS encoding rhodanese-like domain-containing protein, whose protein sequence is MRRYLLLLLLWLTAFAQVQAEEAPLQVVGARTVDALEAKRLYDYGVLFVDVRAAREWSWGHVYGAVHLDLADRFSSLAMTHLPRNVPLVLYCDSEVCSSAAAAAQLAVSWGYRQVFYFRSGYFAWQLFDFPLGKGAAGEVLAFSEPGH, encoded by the coding sequence ATGCGCCGTTACTTGCTGCTTTTGCTGCTCTGGTTGACGGCCTTTGCTCAGGTTCAGGCTGAGGAGGCGCCGCTGCAAGTGGTGGGGGCGAGGACCGTGGATGCACTGGAGGCCAAGCGTCTGTATGACTACGGCGTTCTGTTTGTCGACGTGCGTGCTGCGCGCGAATGGAGTTGGGGTCATGTGTATGGCGCGGTGCATCTGGACTTGGCTGATCGTTTCAGCAGCCTGGCGATGACGCACTTGCCGCGTAATGTGCCGTTGGTGCTGTATTGCGACAGTGAAGTCTGTTCGAGTGCGGCCGCGGCGGCGCAGTTGGCCGTGAGCTGGGGCTACCGACAGGTGTTCTACTTTCGCAGCGGCTACTTCGCCTGGCAGTTGTTCGACTTTCCGTTAGGGAAAGGTGCGGCGGGTGAGGTTTTGGCTTTTAGCGAGCCGGGCCATTGA
- a CDS encoding S-type pyocin domain-containing protein codes for MSGYVPNPPKGYRNRGVEPVDINAQRWAEYKDLPPKKDAKPNSVGCVFAKSCDLPDGVIDHKTTAGFIPVEKVANYGEFAILGGRETDADGNIPLKKIGGSSLPTALGTLLLGGAATAASVSCGGLCTAGAAVAGGVAGSGTAATGGAGAGAVSAGVAAGALAGVVALLWPSSLGDSSLYTEEQLQSLKQARTRVRLHVEQQADGTLKGYGYNTQKRNDSEMIPVVQFVAQGSQQVADFGDGITLIWTPAVDPSSTSGIPPLEAAPQAPHIWIYPPTEKADNIIVSPIYPDAYKDFILVFPAGSGVQPLYIVISARYQPGLVTGQGQDVSGIWLSGANTGLGAPIPTRIADALRGREFKNFNTFRSAFWTAVRNDPELFSQFNEDAQDRLMSGNAPAVRDREAVGTRGVFEIHHVERITDGGAVYDVDNLRVNTPKNHINQHRKT; via the coding sequence GTGAGCGGATACGTACCAAACCCGCCCAAGGGCTACCGCAATAGGGGCGTAGAACCTGTAGATATCAATGCCCAGCGTTGGGCCGAATACAAAGACCTTCCACCCAAGAAAGACGCTAAGCCAAACAGCGTGGGCTGTGTCTTCGCAAAGAGCTGTGACCTGCCTGACGGTGTGATTGACCACAAAACAACAGCCGGGTTTATCCCTGTCGAGAAAGTGGCCAACTACGGCGAGTTCGCCATTCTTGGTGGTCGTGAAACGGACGCAGACGGAAACATTCCCCTCAAAAAGATCGGTGGTAGCTCCCTGCCGACTGCTCTTGGAACACTCCTATTAGGCGGGGCTGCCACTGCTGCTAGCGTGTCCTGTGGCGGCCTCTGCACTGCTGGGGCTGCTGTTGCTGGAGGAGTTGCTGGCTCTGGGACTGCTGCAACGGGGGGGGCTGGTGCAGGTGCGGTTTCTGCTGGAGTTGCTGCTGGTGCGTTGGCGGGGGTGGTCGCACTGCTATGGCCTTCGAGTCTGGGTGATAGCTCCTTGTACACAGAGGAGCAGCTTCAATCACTCAAGCAAGCCCGTACTCGCGTCCGACTGCATGTTGAACAACAGGCTGATGGCACACTGAAGGGGTACGGGTACAACACACAAAAGCGCAATGACTCGGAAATGATTCCCGTAGTCCAGTTCGTTGCTCAAGGCTCTCAGCAGGTAGCTGACTTCGGCGACGGGATAACACTGATATGGACGCCTGCCGTTGACCCTTCCAGCACATCTGGAATTCCCCCGCTCGAAGCCGCTCCACAAGCCCCTCACATCTGGATTTACCCGCCTACCGAAAAGGCTGACAACATCATTGTTAGCCCGATCTACCCGGACGCGTACAAAGACTTCATTCTTGTATTCCCGGCTGGTTCCGGCGTGCAACCACTGTACATTGTCATCAGCGCTCGCTATCAACCGGGTCTTGTAACGGGTCAAGGTCAAGACGTATCGGGCATCTGGCTTTCTGGGGCAAATACAGGCCTGGGGGCACCAATCCCAACACGGATTGCGGACGCACTGCGAGGGCGCGAGTTTAAAAACTTCAACACTTTCAGATCCGCCTTCTGGACAGCTGTAAGAAATGATCCAGAGCTTTTCAGTCAATTCAATGAGGACGCTCAAGACCGTTTGATGTCCGGTAACGCCCCAGCTGTTCGTGATAGAGAGGCTGTAGGAACACGCGGTGTATTTGAGATTCACCACGTCGAACGCATTACTGATGGTGGCGCCGTCTACGACGTAGATAATTTACGAGTGAACACCCCGAAGAACCATATCAATCAGCACAGGAAGACGTAG
- a CDS encoding bacteriocin immunity protein, producing the protein MANISDYTEAEFIGFIQKIRAANKGGSDEELGELLAQFRALTGHPDGTDLIFYPEPGEDNSAEGVTQTVKQWRAAQGLTGFKSE; encoded by the coding sequence ATGGCAAACATTTCTGATTACACCGAAGCAGAGTTCATCGGCTTCATTCAAAAGATCCGTGCGGCTAACAAGGGGGGCTCAGACGAAGAGCTTGGCGAGTTGCTTGCACAATTCAGGGCACTCACCGGCCACCCAGATGGCACTGATCTCATTTTCTATCCGGAACCAGGAGAAGATAATTCTGCTGAAGGCGTTACCCAGACTGTCAAGCAATGGCGAGCAGCCCAGGGCCTGACTGGATTTAAAAGCGAGTGA
- a CDS encoding CheW domain-containing protein, giving the protein MSRSVATATRPQLALQSYLDSLLQEAAVELADAVSLDEFEAAVLEEQVRDARQVPPSPPVALAERPPQLPSAIVPQPVATPALLIEPVVEVHLPEPVKNAPTALQLDGRPSWAEEPFECLLFDVAGLTLAVPLVCLGSIYPLAGQELTPLFGQPDWFLGILPCQAGNLKVLDTARWVMPDRYRDDFRQGLQYVISVQGYEWGLAVHQVSRSIRLDPDEIKWRSQRSQRPWLAGTVIEHMCALLDVSVLAELIASGATKRMANGQVH; this is encoded by the coding sequence ATGAGCCGTTCCGTCGCTACCGCTACGCGTCCCCAACTGGCTTTGCAGTCCTATCTGGATAGCTTGCTGCAGGAAGCGGCTGTCGAATTGGCTGACGCGGTCAGCCTCGACGAGTTCGAGGCCGCGGTGCTCGAAGAGCAAGTGCGCGATGCGCGTCAGGTTCCGCCTTCACCGCCGGTAGCCCTGGCTGAGCGGCCGCCACAGCTGCCGTCTGCTATCGTGCCACAGCCGGTGGCAACGCCAGCGCTGCTGATTGAACCGGTGGTCGAGGTGCATCTACCTGAACCGGTCAAAAATGCGCCGACAGCGTTGCAACTTGACGGGCGCCCGAGCTGGGCCGAGGAGCCGTTCGAATGCCTGCTGTTTGATGTCGCAGGTCTGACCTTGGCGGTGCCGTTGGTGTGTCTGGGGTCGATCTACCCTCTGGCTGGCCAAGAGTTGACACCTTTATTCGGTCAGCCGGATTGGTTTCTCGGCATACTGCCGTGCCAGGCTGGCAACCTGAAGGTGCTGGATACCGCCCGCTGGGTGATGCCGGATCGCTACCGTGACGATTTCCGGCAGGGCTTGCAGTACGTAATCTCGGTGCAGGGCTATGAATGGGGGTTGGCCGTGCATCAAGTCAGCCGCTCGATCCGTCTTGATCCGGACGAGATCAAATGGCGCAGTCAGCGTAGCCAGCGGCCTTGGTTGGCCGGTACGGTGATCGAGCATATGTGCGCGTTGCTGGATGTCTCGGTGCTCGCCGAGTTGATTGCCAGTGGCGCCACCAAGCGCATGGCCAATGGACAAGTGCATTAA
- a CDS encoding IS3 family transposase (programmed frameshift), translating to MRKTTTYSPEVRERAVRMVLEHLNDYPSEWAAIESIAPKIGCAAQTLHGWVRRYQTNTGQRPGQTTEEHERIKTLEREVRELRKANEILRLASAYFCPGGARPPHQVLRAFVDQHRDRLGVESICRVLRIAPSGYRKHAARLRNPALRSCRARRDEVLIAEIQRVWNANMQCYGAMKVWKQLRRERVDVARCTVERLMRQVGLQGIRRGQVVRTTVSGDQTVCPLDRVQRQFHADRPNQLWVSDFTYISTWQGWLYVAFVIDVFARRIVGWRVSTSMKTDFVLDALDQALYDRQSSRTGGLIHHSDRGSQYVSIRYTERLAEAGIEPSVGSKGDSYDNALAETINGLYKAELIHRQSWKSREAVELATLKWVHWYNHQRLLGSIGYIPPAEAETNFYRQQASQAIAA from the exons ATGAGAAAGACCACGACCTACTCCCCCGAAGTCCGTGAACGTGCTGTACGCATGGTTCTGGAGCACCTGAACGACTATCCGTCCGAGTGGGCGGCCATCGAGTCCATCGCCCCCAAGATTGGCTGTGCAGCGCAAACCCTACATGGCTGGGTGCGTCGTTATCAGACCAACACCGGGCAGCGGCCCGGTCAAACCACGGAAGAGCATGAGCGCATCAAGACGCTGGAGCGAGAAGTGCGAGAGCTGCGCAAGGCCAACGAGATCCTGCGCCTGGCCAGTGCGTATT TTTGCCCAGGCGGAGCTCGACCGCCGCACCAAGTCCTGAGGGCGTTTGTTGACCAGCATCGTGACCGTCTTGGGGTCGAGTCGATCTGCCGCGTCTTGCGGATCGCCCCATCCGGTTACCGGAAGCATGCAGCCCGGCTTCGTAACCCCGCACTGCGCTCCTGTCGTGCTCGGCGTGACGAGGTGTTGATCGCGGAAATCCAGCGAGTGTGGAATGCCAACATGCAGTGCTATGGCGCGATGAAGGTCTGGAAGCAACTCAGGCGAGAGCGCGTCGATGTGGCCAGGTGCACCGTGGAGCGTTTGATGCGTCAGGTCGGATTACAGGGCATACGGCGTGGTCAGGTCGTGCGGACAACGGTATCGGGCGACCAAACCGTATGCCCGCTGGATCGTGTCCAGCGTCAGTTCCATGCCGACCGGCCTAACCAGCTGTGGGTGTCGGACTTCACCTACATTTCGACCTGGCAGGGATGGTTGTATGTGGCCTTCGTGATCGACGTATTTGCACGCCGTATCGTCGGCTGGCGAGTCAGTACCAGCATGAAGACCGACTTCGTACTGGATGCCTTGGACCAGGCCCTGTATGACCGCCAGTCCAGTCGTACGGGCGGCCTGATCCATCACAGCGACCGCGGCAGCCAGTACGTCTCGATTCGCTACACCGAACGCCTGGCCGAGGCCGGCATCGAGCCCTCGGTCGGCAGCAAAGGCGATAGCTATGACAATGCCCTGGCCGAAACCATCAACGGGCTGTACAAGGCAGAGCTGATTCACCGGCAATCATGGAAGAGCCGCGAGGCTGTCGAGCTGGCCACCCTGAAGTGGGTGCACTGGTACAACCACCAGCGTCTGCTGGGCTCAATCGGCTATATCCCGCCGGCGGAGGCTGAGACAAACTTCTACCGGCAACAAGCCAGTCAGGCCATTGCGGCCTGA
- a CDS encoding flagellar hook-length control protein FliK, producing MREISSPRPLPPTAPTPRPSAAATDLALKLLQPLEGLLAKGETAKAEVIALKETAQSFQVLLKLTLDSGRQATVQASSSLPLAQGTALSVTALSETRLAMLLQTGGDKPLTSLDLDLLPTGTLIQGKVIASEQIAQTKAQQVLYKVLVNLLNTPLAGSKLALETPLALPLGSLLTAQVQGSQALSFLPLSGRLDQLELGQQLTTQQNRQGSLAGLFKALQGLGEQDGLPEGLRTSIDNLLGTTSDISQLGDAKGLAQALEKSGLFLEAKLLGGHTAALPQDLKANLLRLIAQLLPALPAGTPLSPANAGTALAQALPAFVRNTLGSLGQAGSRQQTLSFPLPAKLLQAMEGESDLETLLKLAAAAVSRLQTHQLSSLAQTQLTPEGNLLSTWQLELPMRNQQELVPLQLKLQREEQSKQGKKEQQEILWRVELAFDLAPLGPLQVQAQLNRGNLASQLWAERASTANLIDAELGHLRERLTATGLNVGELACRQGTPPQGQRTTLEQRWVDETA from the coding sequence ATGCGCGAAATCAGCAGCCCTCGCCCGCTTCCGCCGACTGCGCCAACTCCGCGCCCGAGCGCGGCCGCAACCGACCTTGCGCTCAAGTTGCTGCAACCGCTGGAAGGCCTACTGGCTAAAGGCGAGACCGCCAAGGCCGAAGTGATTGCCCTCAAGGAAACCGCACAAAGCTTCCAAGTGCTGCTCAAACTGACCCTGGACAGTGGTCGCCAGGCCACCGTACAAGCCAGCAGTTCCTTGCCACTGGCGCAAGGCACTGCGCTATCCGTCACCGCGCTCTCGGAAACACGCCTGGCCATGTTGCTGCAGACGGGTGGCGACAAGCCCTTGACCAGCCTGGATCTGGACCTGCTGCCAACCGGCACGCTGATCCAAGGCAAGGTCATCGCCAGCGAGCAGATCGCTCAAACCAAAGCGCAACAAGTGCTCTACAAAGTACTGGTCAACCTGCTCAACACCCCACTGGCCGGCAGTAAGCTGGCGCTTGAAACGCCGCTAGCCCTCCCCCTCGGCAGCCTGCTGACCGCCCAAGTTCAGGGCAGTCAGGCGCTGAGTTTCCTACCCCTGAGTGGCCGCCTGGATCAACTGGAACTGGGCCAGCAACTGACCACCCAGCAGAACCGCCAAGGTTCGCTGGCGGGACTGTTCAAAGCCCTGCAAGGCCTGGGCGAGCAGGATGGTTTGCCCGAGGGCCTGCGCACCAGTATCGACAATCTCCTTGGCACCACCTCTGATATCAGTCAGCTCGGCGATGCCAAAGGGCTGGCACAAGCGTTGGAAAAGAGCGGCCTGTTTCTCGAGGCCAAACTGCTGGGTGGGCATACCGCCGCTCTACCACAGGATTTGAAAGCCAATCTGCTCCGCTTGATAGCTCAGCTCTTGCCCGCTCTGCCGGCGGGCACACCACTCAGTCCGGCGAACGCCGGCACGGCTCTAGCGCAAGCGTTACCGGCCTTTGTGCGCAACACCTTGGGCTCTCTCGGCCAAGCGGGTTCACGCCAGCAAACATTGAGCTTTCCGCTACCCGCCAAGCTGCTGCAAGCCATGGAGGGCGAGTCCGATCTGGAAACCTTGCTAAAACTGGCCGCAGCCGCCGTCTCGCGCCTGCAAACGCATCAGTTGTCGAGCCTGGCGCAAACCCAGCTAACCCCGGAGGGCAATTTGTTGAGCACCTGGCAGTTGGAACTCCCTATGCGTAATCAGCAAGAACTGGTGCCACTGCAGCTCAAACTGCAGCGCGAGGAACAGTCCAAACAGGGGAAAAAGGAACAGCAGGAAATACTCTGGCGGGTCGAACTAGCCTTCGACCTTGCCCCGCTCGGCCCGCTGCAGGTCCAGGCGCAGTTGAACCGCGGCAACCTGGCCAGCCAGCTCTGGGCCGAGCGAGCCAGCACTGCCAATCTGATCGATGCCGAGCTTGGCCACCTGCGCGAGCGCCTGACTGCGACCGGCCTCAACGTCGGCGAACTGGCCTGTCGCCAAGGCACGCCGCCACAAGGCCAACGCACAACCCTCGAACAGCGCTGGGTCGACGAAACCGCATGA
- a CDS encoding chemotaxis protein CheW, which translates to MKKTSAQGSEDPILQWVTFRLDNETYGINVMQVQEVLRYTEIAPVPGAPSYVLGIINLRGNVVTVIDTRQRFGLDSAAVTDNTRIVIIEADKQVVGIMVDSVAEVVYLRQSEVETAPNVGNDESAKFIQGVCNKNGELLILVELDKMMSEEEWSELESI; encoded by the coding sequence ATGAAGAAAACGTCTGCACAAGGTTCCGAAGATCCCATTCTGCAGTGGGTGACCTTCCGTCTGGATAACGAGACTTATGGCATCAACGTGATGCAGGTCCAGGAAGTGCTGCGCTACACCGAGATTGCTCCGGTACCGGGCGCGCCGAGCTATGTGCTGGGTATCATCAACCTGCGTGGCAATGTAGTGACGGTGATCGATACCCGTCAGCGTTTTGGTCTGGACTCTGCGGCGGTGACCGATAACACCCGCATCGTCATTATCGAGGCGGATAAGCAAGTGGTCGGCATCATGGTCGATAGCGTTGCCGAAGTGGTGTATCTGCGTCAGTCCGAGGTGGAAACTGCGCCTAACGTCGGTAACGACGAGTCGGCCAAGTTCATTCAGGGCGTCTGCAACAAGAACGGCGAACTGCTGATTCTGGTTGAGCTGGACAAGATGATGTCCGAGGAAGAATGGTCCGAGCTGGAGAGTATCTGA
- a CDS encoding DUF2802 domain-containing protein, with the protein MLEIALIVLALVCVALAGACFRLAGKQREYARQALLQAERDAGRDQRIKELSKRLDAYLTGSIRMGEELHELRRIVAPLPDKLTQMEQRDPSSLSFTQAARLVGLGASVDDLTQSCGLSRAEAELVSKLHQSKR; encoded by the coding sequence ATGCTGGAAATCGCGCTGATTGTGCTGGCCCTTGTCTGTGTGGCGCTTGCTGGTGCCTGCTTTCGTTTGGCTGGCAAACAGCGCGAGTACGCCAGGCAGGCGCTGCTGCAAGCCGAGCGCGATGCCGGGCGGGATCAGCGCATCAAGGAGCTGAGCAAGCGCCTGGATGCTTACCTGACCGGTAGCATCCGCATGGGCGAAGAGCTGCACGAGTTGCGCCGCATCGTGGCGCCGCTACCGGACAAGTTGACTCAGATGGAGCAGCGCGACCCCAGCAGTCTGTCTTTCACCCAGGCTGCCCGGTTGGTCGGTTTGGGGGCCAGCGTCGATGACCTGACGCAGTCCTGTGGGCTGAGCAGGGCGGAAGCCGAGTTGGTCAGCAAGTTGCATCAATCCAAGCGCTAG
- the tnpC gene encoding IS66 family transposase, translating into MKLMPENLPDDPSMLKQMLLEALGRQEEVAQAFQVQIVDLKEQIKLLRQRLFGRKSEQSVEPGTPQLALFNEAESVAIPATDETGEEEVVAPTKRRGKRKPLPADLPRIEVIHQLPEHELTCTCGCRKHAIGEEVSEQLEIVPMQIRVIKHIRKVYACRDCETAPVTADKPAQLIEKSMASPSVLAMLLTTKYVDGLPLHRFEKVLSRHGVDIPRQTLARWVIQCGEHLQPLLNLMRDQLLESPVIHCDETRVQVLKEPDRDPTSQSWMWVQASGPPERPVILFDYSTSRAQAVPSRLLEGYRGYLMTDDYAGYNTLGAQPGIERLGCWAHARRKFVDAQKVQPKGKTGRADIALNLINKLYGIERDLKEVSDEQRLAGRQQHSLPVLEQLKSWLEKTQPQVTTQNALGKAVGYLASNWSKLERYVEAGFLPIDNNAAERAIRPFVIGRKNWLFSDTPKGATASAQLYSLVETAKANGQEPYTWLRHVLERLPQASSLEDFEALLPWNCTPEMPR; encoded by the coding sequence ATGAAATTGATGCCCGAAAACCTCCCCGATGACCCCTCAATGCTCAAGCAAATGCTGCTTGAAGCACTTGGCCGTCAGGAAGAAGTTGCTCAGGCTTTTCAAGTTCAAATCGTCGATCTGAAAGAGCAGATCAAGTTGCTTCGCCAGCGCTTGTTCGGTCGCAAATCCGAACAGTCAGTTGAACCAGGCACTCCGCAGTTGGCCCTTTTCAACGAAGCGGAGAGTGTTGCCATCCCGGCCACTGACGAGACTGGCGAAGAGGAAGTTGTTGCCCCGACCAAACGCCGTGGCAAGCGCAAACCACTGCCTGCCGATCTGCCCCGCATCGAAGTCATCCACCAATTGCCCGAGCATGAACTGACCTGCACCTGTGGTTGCCGCAAGCACGCCATTGGCGAAGAAGTCAGCGAACAGCTCGAAATCGTGCCGATGCAGATCCGCGTGATCAAACACATCCGCAAGGTTTATGCCTGCCGCGACTGCGAAACTGCACCGGTGACTGCCGACAAACCGGCGCAATTAATTGAAAAAAGTATGGCCAGTCCGAGTGTCTTGGCGATGCTACTGACCACCAAATACGTCGACGGGTTACCGCTGCACCGGTTCGAAAAAGTGCTGAGTCGACATGGGGTCGATATTCCGAGACAAACCCTGGCACGCTGGGTGATCCAATGTGGCGAACACCTGCAACCGCTGCTTAATCTGATGCGCGATCAGTTGCTGGAAAGCCCGGTGATCCACTGCGATGAAACCCGGGTTCAGGTGCTTAAAGAGCCGGATCGAGACCCGACCAGTCAATCCTGGATGTGGGTGCAAGCCAGTGGCCCGCCGGAACGTCCGGTGATCCTTTTTGACTACTCGACCAGCCGAGCGCAGGCGGTACCGTCGCGCCTGCTCGAAGGTTATCGCGGCTATTTAATGACCGACGATTACGCTGGCTATAACACGCTGGGCGCACAACCGGGTATAGAGCGTTTGGGCTGCTGGGCTCACGCTCGCCGCAAGTTTGTCGACGCGCAGAAAGTGCAGCCCAAGGGCAAGACCGGCCGGGCCGATATCGCGCTGAACCTGATCAACAAGTTGTACGGCATCGAACGCGACCTCAAGGAGGTCAGTGACGAACAGCGCTTGGCCGGTCGTCAGCAACACAGCCTACCGGTCCTGGAGCAACTGAAAAGCTGGCTGGAGAAAACCCAGCCGCAGGTCACGACGCAAAATGCCTTGGGCAAAGCCGTGGGTTATCTGGCCAGCAACTGGAGCAAACTTGAGCGCTACGTTGAGGCCGGCTTCCTGCCCATAGACAATAACGCTGCCGAGCGGGCCATACGGCCCTTCGTCATTGGGCGTAAAAACTGGCTGTTCAGCGACACGCCCAAGGGCGCGACGGCCAGCGCTCAACTTTACAGCCTGGTCGAAACCGCCAAAGCCAACGGTCAAGAGCCGTATACGTGGCTGCGCCACGTACTTGAACGCTTGCCGCAGGCTTCGTCGCTAGAAGACTTCGAAGCTCTGCTGCCGTGGAACTGCACGCCAGAGATGCCACGGTAA
- a CDS encoding EscU/YscU/HrcU family type III secretion system export apparatus switch protein — protein sequence MKHQAPRQAIALSYDGLSAPNLTAKGDAELAEAILAIAREYEVPIYENAELVRLLARLELGDAIPEALYRSIAEIIAFAWYLKGKCPAGFEQDSDITPPLPLLNGPAR from the coding sequence ATGAAACACCAAGCCCCACGCCAAGCCATCGCCCTCAGCTATGACGGGCTGAGCGCGCCGAATCTCACCGCCAAAGGTGATGCCGAATTGGCAGAAGCCATCCTGGCGATCGCCCGCGAATACGAAGTGCCTATCTACGAAAACGCCGAACTGGTGCGCCTGCTAGCACGCCTGGAGCTGGGTGATGCGATTCCTGAAGCGCTCTATCGCAGCATCGCCGAAATCATCGCCTTCGCCTGGTACCTGAAAGGCAAATGCCCGGCCGGCTTTGAACAAGACAGCGATATAACCCCGCCGCTACCGCTGCTCAATGGCCCGGCTCGCTAA
- a CDS encoding IS1 family transposase, protein MKINHKAYFSWGQAVREVMADEFPDLHQWWTTHHDRENLQPAEHIAAQQQAVITWIETTLSAQHATCPKCGGTPTYRFKGARPKFKCQRCITSFSLLAGTPLSGMLHPELWVDFVEGVMDGQSIPDLKRRSGLGMGASTRWRGQFLLLIEEQGHLERKRSTDLTFKIAN, encoded by the coding sequence TTGAAGATCAACCACAAAGCCTATTTTAGCTGGGGGCAGGCAGTCAGAGAGGTGATGGCGGACGAGTTTCCCGATCTGCACCAGTGGTGGACGACACACCATGACCGTGAAAACTTGCAGCCGGCTGAGCATATTGCGGCACAACAGCAGGCGGTCATCACCTGGATCGAGACGACGCTGAGCGCGCAGCACGCGACGTGTCCGAAGTGTGGTGGTACGCCGACTTATCGTTTCAAGGGCGCTCGGCCGAAGTTTAAGTGCCAGCGTTGTATAACCAGCTTTTCCCTTCTGGCGGGTACACCGTTATCAGGGATGCTCCATCCCGAACTCTGGGTCGATTTTGTTGAAGGGGTGATGGATGGCCAAAGTATCCCGGACCTTAAGCGACGCTCAGGGCTTGGCATGGGGGCCAGTACGCGCTGGCGTGGGCAATTTTTGTTATTAATCGAAGAGCAAGGACACCTTGAACGTAAGCGATCCACAGACCTCACATTCAAAATCGCCAACTGA